One genomic window of Thermococcus sp. includes the following:
- a CDS encoding deoxyhypusine synthase family protein, which yields TAIPWDGSLSGAPPSEGVSWGKIKAKADYVEIWADATLVFPLLVWKVMRG from the coding sequence CGACAGCTATACCCTGGGACGGCTCGCTGAGCGGTGCTCCTCCGAGTGAAGGAGTGAGCTGGGGCAAGATAAAGGCAAAAGCTGATTACGTCGAAATCTGGGCCGATGCAACTTTAGTGTTCCCGTTGCTGGTATGGAAGGTGATGCGGGGATAG